The nucleotide window ACGGTGGCCTGGCAGAAGACAAGTCTCCTCAAcaagatggggaaggggaggaggaggagtatCCCCCGCACCAACACTGCCATCCCAATGCGCCCTATGACCCTGGGATGCAGGATGGTAGAATGGTGCAGAGGGTGACAGATGGCTACATAGCGATCCAGAGCCATGGCCACAAGTACCCCTGACTCCATGGAAGAGAACGCATGGATGAAGAACATCTGGATCAGACAGACGGTGTACCCAATCTCATGGGCGTGAACCAGGAGCACTGCAAGGGTTTTGGGTGCTGTGGAGGAGGCCAGGACCAGGTCAATGCCAGAGAGCATGGCCAGAAAGAGGTACATAGGCTGGTGCAAGGATGGGTCAGTCCAGATGGTGAAGAGGACGGTGACATTGCCCAGTAGGGCAAGGAGGTAAAGGACACACAGCGGCAGTGCTATCCAGTGCTGGCTTTCCTCTAAACCCGGGATGCCGATCAGGAAAAAGGATGGCTCGATCAGCCTCCAGCTGGAATTACTCAGGGTTGTCATCAATGGCTTGGAAAGAGAAGAGGCAAAAAAACCAAAGTCATgatttcttcattctttatggattATCACATTGTCCAGATCTGGCTACCATCTTCATGAGATGAAGAAATAAGTTTAAACTGTAACACAAGGGAATAAAATCAGATACTAGGAGGAAAATCTCTTTTTCTTCAGATAATTTAGCAAAAGCAAGATATCCACATATCTTAATTAAGAGAGACTAGTTTCATTTAGGGATAAGCGTAAGCGTAGGCTGCTTTTAGAGATATGTTGAAACTCAAACATTCAATTACTTCTAGTCTGCAAGTGTCTACACAGAAGAATTCTTTTTTTGCCCCTTGGCATTGAGCAACACTATAAACCAGcctgctatttttttaaattagtattcCTCAGATTCCATAACTTAGTACTCTACCACTGTTTCTCTCATATCCCCAGTCCACCGCTTTCTCCATCTACCTATTAGTTATATGTTGCTGATTCCAAGGGTtcactctttcctctcttccatATTCTGTACTTTATCTCTGATTGAGCTCACATGAGTTTAAGTATTTATATGCTTTAATTTATATACTTCCAAACAGCTTTTTTAAGTCAAATATCTTTCTGAAACACAAATCCACTTTTCCACTTGCTTCCTAAATATCTATACCACATGCTCAACATATTCAAGACTGAATTAACTTACCTATTCTTCCTAAATCTGCTCCACATGTTTGCCATGTTTTTGTGAATTACATCACTGTCAACCTATCCAACCCAATATACGAACTTGAAATTACCCTTGCTTATTATGTCTCTCTTGCCtgcaaagtcccatggacagaagagcctggtgggctacagaaagATTCTGGCATTACTCAGTGCAAGGGACTGAGCATGCGCAGTTCTGTCTCTCATCCTTTTTACATAATCACAGTATCTGTTGACTGGATTTTTAACCCTTCTTATAGCCACTTCTTTTTCTCAACCCCCAATGTCCATGTTTAGGTCATACTCCCTACTCCTCCAAACTGGATTGTTTCCttaaatctctctgcttttgtcaCTTATCCTTTCAATCCACTCTCTATTCTCAAGCCAAAGTGTTCTTAAATGCACCTAAAATGCAGATGTCATCATGTCACTCCTACAGTTAAATGTTTTTTAGTTCATTTAATCTGTGAAATAAAACCTACGTTTATGACTGGTATACAAGGTTTTCAAAGTCTATCTTTTTGTATAACTTTGACTTGTACTTAAAATATTCCCACATGTATAGTTTACTTTAACCATTTTTACGTTTTTGGAATTATATGAGTATACCATCCTATTTAACATGGGCCTTTTTATGTATTCTTTCTCCTGCTCTATATCTGAATTGCTGTTTCTTCAAACTTCAGAGTCCACTGTCTTCTGCCTCTTAAAAAGGATTCACTGACTATATTTGAGCCACTGATTGAGTTAtgggcattttattttattatctttctttgtTCATCCACAAGTTTCTGTTTCATCTATATCATAGAAATTCTTTCAGTGTCTTAATGGTTTATATCAACTAAAGGACCATGTCTTATTGAAATTTATAACTATCATCTGGCTGGCAAAGACTTCATGATGTAACAGGCTAACACAAGCTGtgcaggagggttcaggatggggaacacgtgtatacctgtggcggattcatgttgatatatggcaaaaccaatacaatattgtaaagttaaaaaataaaataaataaaattttaattctgtgtttataaatattaattaagtgATGTATATCAGTTATACTATAAATTATACACAAACTCATAGTTGGTTCTGTAATCTTACCTCAAAGGCAAAGCCTTTTATGATACTTCTCCAAAGCAGTCCTGGTGACTGTGAACAAGGTACTGAGCAGGGAAGATGTTATTACCAATTGGCAGGTCCCAGAGGCCACCCAAACCCATCTGAATAGAGCCAAATGTAACCTTCTGATTGGTTAGAGGCACACAGAGCTAAGTCTGCTGTCCCAGGGACAGCTGATTGGGTAAGCCAGGAGTGGTACCTAGCCCTGACCAGATGGCTAATGTTGGTCCAGTGTTGGTCATCATTCCTAAGTCTGTACCTCCTCATTACTATGATAAGAAACCTTATGTTCAGGAAGCTAAGAAACCCCACATTGCTGTATAAGCTCAGACTTCTCATATTCACAGGTCAAACTCGGACCCAATAAATACTTTAGTGGATTTTGTACTTCAGTAGGTTCTATCTTCCATCTCCTGTGAATGTTGTTGCTAAAAGTTATCATAATTGAGCCATTCCTTTGGacaaagagctgattcacacAAAATTGCTTCTCTTTCCTGAGTGTAGATCTTGCTCAATGACTGGTCTATGTATAAATACAACAACATGAAGCAACACTGAAGTACCATCCCAGCTCAAGAGCATCCCTAAGAAATCAACATCAGCATCTGGGATAACTGGATCACAGTTTAacttctttctctgcctcatCCTGCTTCCTTCACTCTTGACAGGTGTTATTTCCAAGTATACTTCAAAATAAGCCACGTACATACAAATCTCTGCATTAGGTTTATTCTAGAGGACCTAACCTAAGATAAATGCCACCTGTCTCAGGTGAATTGAGCACTCTGCTTCTCTTTGGGGAATTGTGGCAAGCATACAAACATCAACTTCAATACTATAGCAAGTATAGGATAAATACACATCTCAGACAACTCATTCCAGGAAGTTTCCAATGAGGTAGGCTAGGATCTTCTTTATCACATCTTTCCATCACCTGGTAAACTCTGCCCTTGGTCCCATCTCAGATAAAGCAGCTACCAGTCGACCCCAGGGACCATGTTCTCCTTTGGAATAAAGTTTCTAGTGCAGTCTTTTCATTCTTCCAGTCTACAAACATTTCACttatagctagtgggaagccttagtttttcatttattcaatggATATTACATATCTACCAAATCTAAGTACTCTAATAGATGTTGGACAAAAAAACAGCCACCAACAGCTGACGTGATAAAATGGTCCTTGTGATCACAGATCATGGAATGATACTTTTAAATACATGATCATAAGGATAACTAATAGAAGTTATAAGTGTTATAAGTCAAAACTAAAGTGTCTTATGAGAACATTCTCAGCCTGGAGAGTTCAGGGAAGCCATCCTAAATTCAAGTTCATGACCAAAAGAATGGGTTAAAAGTGAAGAGAAGGGTGAGAGTAAGCTGAGGATACAAAATCCctgaggcaggagagaagggagctTGGTATTGTCAAAGACTTGAAGAAATCATGACATTGGGGAATGTAGTTCTCAGGAACTTAGCCTGGCCTGTAAGTAAGACTGTATCATGCACATTTTAGGTCATTTTAAAGGGCAGCAGAAAGTTAGGAAGATTTTAAGCAGAAGGTTGAAACACAATCAGAATCTCATTATTAAGCCTCATACTAGGAGTATGGATAGGAAAGAATGAAGTATAGATGATGGGACATCTGTTGGAAACAAGCATAGCAATCTTTAACAAGGTTCAAGTATAAGTATACATCTTGGAAATCGGTAAATGAGATAGGATCTTTgggaataaagaaatgaagaataagaaaACCTAGAGTGTTCAATGGGTCATTCACCCTGAAGTCTCCCTCCAGGACTATGGGTAGTGAAATAATAAAGAAGATGTTGATTAAGCCATCATTTGATGAAAGAAGAGATATTAGTAATGGGGAGAGGTAGAGGATGATATGTGTAAATGACACAAACCTTGAAAGCACCAGTCTGTGCTTGTTTGATTGCTAGTctgtttttacaaaaataaagaaagaactgAACATTACATTTAGGAACAAGAACAGTAAACTCATTTCCAAATCAGAGGTAAAAGAGGTGTGAGAAAATGGATGTTCCCCACTTAGTAGGAAGTATAacattttcattagaaaaatatgAGAACTATGAGAGTACCATCTTCATACACATTTAGTAGACATTAAATGACAGAGTTTATCTATAATGCAGTTTTATTCTCTAAGCTTCAGGGTACCAcagaataagaggaaaacaagagctgttcatattataaaaattttacacTAATGTCAATACAAAGAGGGAGCAACCACAGGGCTGTAGAGGGAGATACCTTAGGTGGATGGAGGTTTGAGTGATAATTACCATCAATAGAGAGCTTTGAGCTCTGATGGAGCTTTGATGGAGCAGCTTTTGCTGCTCCCTCTCTTCTGCCAATCTTTCTTCCACTCCCATCAGTGGAGCAGGGATAAGAGAAAGGGGGTCCTCCTCTTTTTGCCCTTTCTTTGAAAAGCTTTCTTCTTACTGATAATATTGAAGATTAATATTTAACAGGGAAAAATACAGGATCATACAGTGTGCATAGAACAGAAGCCACTTCAGAGAAGGACTGAGGCAGACTCCCCATAGGGACCATAAATTTAATCCTGGTCCACTTACCCACCCAACAATTCAGGCTCATAGTCTCTAAACTCTGGTCATTTATAGCATCAATTTAAACCCAGTCTAACCCATGCCCCATCTCTGCCCATGGCCTCCCATTGAGAATTAATACTCTATAACTTAGAACCAATCTTTACCATTGCACTATCACATTTTATCataatttctatattttcaaGTTCATTTCATCATCACACTGACAGCATGGTAAATACTCAGggtaaggaagaaaataatgaagaaaaggagaggaaataaagaaaagaagaaatacaaatgctagttttctctttgttccttGCTTCTGCACAGTAGAGTCTGTGTTATAAATATGTCCTCTAATATGTTGCATAGTATCCAAAATACCACCAGTTGAACTTATAACACCTGAAAAGACTAAGTTAATGTGCCCTTAGTCATGACAATGGTAGTGAAGACAGTACTATAAATAGTGATTGCAATGGCAATGAcatttttgtgaaaatttatttaatttctccaataaaaatgtattgagtacctactgttaCACTTATgaagatttatgtatttatttatggaaaAACACAATGTGACTGATGAGGAAATATGCTGGTGATGACACAGTCCATGAAAGGAATGAGATGTATTTATtgaacaagcatttattgagagcctattatgtgccaggtactatgaTAATAAGACAACACATCTAACTCACAATTTACTAGAGATGGGGGACAGAGATCATTAATTCAatcagtatatatataaattgtgaaGGATAATGAAAGAAATACACACAAAACTCTGGGTTCAAAAAACAGGTGACTTATCTAATTCAAAAAACCTTCCTCAATAAAGTGAGGTTTGAATTGAAATTCAAGATGAGTAGAAATGTCAAGGAAAAAGACAGGATGATGCATTTCCACTAGGAAGAGCCCAGACAATACATAACTGGAGGAAGTTGGACtcttgaagaactaaagaaggaAACATGTTATTACAAATACATAACCCTCACTCAACACTACATATATTGCAAGAGTGTGTAAAGACTTCACAGCATACAAGAAACATTACAGTGAGTACCAATGGTAGAAACTAGAAGACAATGGGCAAGAGAGTTAGAAATGAAGACCGAAAATAAACAAAGCAAGAATTAGAACAATAATTATTGTGTGCAACAAACTTTTTTTGTACCAGAGActaaaaatgaggaaagaaagaattattATTAACCTGAGAAGTTAAAAATTCATAATACTATAAGAGCCATAGAGGGTCAGCCATCTCAAAAACAGgctagaaaaatacaaagaataaagattttaaatgttattggCAATTTTGGAGTCAGATGGAACATGAATATTTTACAGAGTTTCTCTCATAATCTTAAGACTTAAAGTATCTCCAGAATTTGCCAGTTTCTGTGATGCCAAAGTTTTTTCTGATAGAGGGAGTCTTATTGCTTCCACAAACAGGCTATGTGTCAGTGTCATGGTGGTGGGAGGTGGTCCATGTTTTCATTTGAACTCCTGAGTCACTTGATCCAGATCTATTAAAGTCTAATTATTTCTTAATTACCTGATGCACTTATTTTGTCAAGACAAGTAAATAACAAACTTTTAGGGGAAAAGGTATCCAGAAAAGTACTTGCTGATTGATCAACTGATACACCCCAGCCCTTCTAGATTTTCATCCAAATATCTAAACACCATAGGTCTCAGAAGAGATTTCCCAACTTCTAAACACTCAGAATAACTTCATTTGCTCTCTCTTCTTTGTCCCCACCAGGTAAGTAGCATGGTCTTATGGGGCTCCCATCACACAGGGGAGGGTCACCTTGGCCCCCAAGGTCCAACTAATGAGAACTACACTCAGGTGGGATCAATACGGTTGAGACTTAGAATTTTACACAGGTGCTCCCAGATATGCTTGGTCTTGACTCCATAGGCAAGGGGGTTCAGTGCAGGGGGAAATAGCAAGTAGAGATTGGCAAGGATGACTTTGGCAGCAGAGGCTGTGGGTTGGCCAAAGTGCTGCATGATtacagaaagaaagcctggtctgTAGAAAAAGAGAATGACACAGATGTGAGCTGTACGTGTGCTGCCTGCTTTAGCACGTGCCTCAGATGAGGGCAAATGAATCATGGTCCTTACAATCTGCCCATAAGAGTAGGCAATAAAGGCCACATCCCCAGCACCAAGAAAGATCTCCACAGCAAAGGCATAGAGGTTATCCACGGTGGTGGCCCCACAGGCCAGTTTCACCACTGCCATATGCTCACAGTAGGTGTAGGCAATTGTGTGGGAGCCACAGTAGGGCAGCCCATGGGCTGGGCTTGGAAAGGAGGTGGTCAAACCCACACCTCAAAGCACCACCAGGCCTCCAATCTTGGCAACAACTGCTGGGGTAAGAATGGTTGCATAACATAGTGGGTTACAGATGGCCACAAAGCAGTCCAGGGCCATGGCCACCAGCACTCCTGATTCCATGGCAGAGATGCATGGAAGAAGAACATCTGGAAAAGACAGGAGTAGGAGCTGATGGCTGTAGCACCAAACCAGAAAATGGCCAGCATCTTGGGCAGAGTGGAAAGAGAGAGAACCAGGTCAAcaaaggagagcatggcaagaaataaaaacatgggcTGGAGAAGACTGCATTCTGTCCAGATGAGAAAAAGCAGGACACCATTCCCAGTCACTGCCAGGAAGAACATGAAGCAAAAGGGAAGTGAGATCCAAATGTGGACAGCAGTCAGTCCTGGGATGTCAGCCAAGAAGAAAGTATGTGAGAAGAGATGAGAATTATTGGGAAAAGTCATGGTGGTCACCTCACTTAGAAGTGTGAAGTGCCCCTGCAAAGAAAGGCAAACAGGTTAAATTCAATGAGAAGGTTAGGAGCTCAGAACATGTGGTCTGACTAACTCCACCatcaccatcagtctttccccATTATTCTAAGAAAATAGTCAAAAGTAATTTTCAATTTAGTCGATATTTCTGCAAGATCTTTAAACACGAAAGAGGCAAGTCAGCTTGGTCTAGTGGGAAATGCATTGaacaaaaaaaagcagaaaccagTTTCCAGAATTACACTTCCTACTATATCTGTGACCTGGAGCAGTTCACGTAATTTAAGTAAATCACAGATTCAAGTAGATGCCCAGGAACTGTTGTAAGTGAAACTCCTTCCCATCATGCTCTTATTCCCAAATTCTGAATGCTAGTGATTGATCTAATCAGCATAGACCTCACATAAGTCTTATTACAACCAACCTTCATCTGAAACTGCCCCAAATCCTAACATCTGGAAAATTCCTTAATTTGGAGACATTCCACTTCTCCAAACTCCACGGACTTCCAGGTTACAGAATAAATGGTCCCTGATGACTCCAACACTAATTAGATTCCTCCTTGGGTTATTCCCCAATCATTTCACAAATGTACATCTTGCTTCTTTCCCCAAAATCTCAATAGATATCTGATTTCACCACCTTCTGTATCTCCCTCTCCTTCAAGGTGGTATTGTACATAGGTAGACACAAAgttctggagaaggtgatggcaccccactctagtactcttgcctggaaaatcccatggatggaggagcctggtaggctgcagtccatggggtcgcaaagagtcagatacgactgagcgacttcactttcacttttcactttcatgcattggagaaggaaatggcaacccactccagtgttcttgcctggagaatcccaggggcgggggagcctgttgggctgccgtctatggggtcgcacagattcggacacaactgaagcgacttagcagcagcagcagacacaaagTTTAGAGTTGTGGTGACCTGGAATgaacagaaattttttaaataataatcataTGAAAGTCAAAAACTCTATATCACACCTATATTGctgagaacagaaaataaaatgatcagaTATACCTTCCAGTTCAGTTTTTCATGTAATCACATAAAGTGTACAGAATTATACATATCCCCAACATGTACTATGCTCAAACCATCATTTTGTAGGTTAGAAAACTAAGGTCTAGAGATAAGTAAAAGACCCAGAGTCCCAGAGTTATTAGTGGCAGAATCAGACAAGATCTCACATCCACTGAGCCACGAGCTAGGAGGTTATCATCTTGTCTTCGAGAGAATAGTGACTACTACGGAGCAGAGGAAGAATGCCCAGGACACTGTGGCCACGAGTGGGCAGCACAGGAACCAAATAGCATGGCGGATGAAGAACGACTTAGGGATTGGGTGTCTCTCCAGCATACCCCAACACCGCCAGTACCACAGTCCTCTCATGCCAAAGAAAAGCACAAGAACATGCAGAGACCTGGGCCCAGGGTCCGAGAGGGTTTTGGAGCATAGAGTGattcacattccaggcagagacaTTACAGCTGGGTTCCTCTCATACTTTCAATGGCAGCAAGAAGGAGTCTCTAACCATGAGGGAGAGGAGCAGAAGTTAGCCCAGGAGCACAGTTCAGAAAAGAAGgaacatatatgcattaacatacaatatttgtttttctctttctgacttactcaaCTCTGTGTAA belongs to Bos indicus x Bos taurus breed Angus x Brahman F1 hybrid chromosome 15, Bos_hybrid_MaternalHap_v2.0, whole genome shotgun sequence and includes:
- the LOC113905012 gene encoding olfactory receptor 52L1-like, with translation MANMWSRFRKNRNHDFGFFASSLSKPLMTTLSNSSWRLIEPSFFLIGIPGLEESQHWIALPLCVLYLLALLGNVTVLFTIWTDPSLHQPMYLFLAMLSGIDLVLASSTAPKTLAVLLVHAHEIGYTVCLIQMFFIHAFSSMESGVLVAMALDRYVAICHPLHHSTILHPRVIGRIGMAVLVRGILLLLPFPILLRRLVFCQATVIGHAYCEHMAVVKLSCSDSTVNRAYGLAVALLVVGLDVLAIGVSYALILQVVLKVPGGEARHKAFSTCGSHICVILVFYVPGMFSFLTHRFGRQVPHHVHVLLATLYLLVPPALNPLVYGVKTQQIRQRVLRVFDIKGQI